The Melitaea cinxia chromosome 21, ilMelCinx1.1, whole genome shotgun sequence genome has a window encoding:
- the LOC123664212 gene encoding pancreatic triacylglycerol lipase-like encodes MVSASSGGVEDQTIYTFANIDSLMNHPNFDTNKPTALYVHGYVELVSDNSVVLVVRSYLQRGDHNVLALDWSNLAFGNYLNVLLDVPLVGEETAKALLRLVDKGLNIKNLHVVGHSLGAPVAAVVARSLKQNGHTLPRVTGLDPASLGFYLPLSAAPLNSGDASFVDIIHTDGGKYGTPFSLGHVDFWPNGGQAIQPGCPRRYIPLSIESFCSHWRSWRFYAESLIGGKFVARKSTDYDAFLRGYGSETALMGISATPDLRGNFYLQTATREPFALGDRGALLR; translated from the exons ATGGTGTCTGCTAGCAg tggTGGTGTCGAAGATCAAACGATATATACATTTGCTAATATTGATTCGTTGATGAACCACCCCAACTTCGACACTAACAAACCCACTGCACTTTACGTACACGG ctATGTCGAATTGGTGAGCGATAACAGCGTAGTACTCGTGGTCAGATCTTACCTGCAGCGCGGTGACCACAATGTACTGGCGCTGGACTGGTCCAATTTGGCGTTTGGGAATTATCTGAACGTTCTGTTGGACGTGCCACTG GTGGGCGAAGAAACAGCAAAAGCTTTATTAAGATTAGTGGACAAAGgtttaaatatcaaaaacttaCATGTGGTCGGGCATTCACTGGGGGCTCCCGTAGCCGCTGTCGTGGCCAGATCTTTGAAACAAAATGGACACACGTTACCTAG AGTGACCGGACTAGATCCAGcgtctctgggattctatctgCCGTTAAGTGCCGCTCCTCTTAACTCCGGAGATGCGTCATTCGTAGATATAATTCATACAGATGGTGGAAAATATGGTACCCCTTTTAGTTTGGGCCACGTTGACTTCTGGCCTAATGGGGGTCAAGCAATCCAGCCTGGCTGTCCACGAAGATATATTCCACTTAGTATAGaaa GTTTCTGCAGTCATTGGCGTTCATGGCGTTTTTATGCAGAATCCTTAATCGGTGGAAAATTTGTCGCCAGGAAAAGTACTGATTATGATGCCTTCCTCCGAGGATACGGGAGCGAAACCGCTCTTATGGGGATTTCTGCTACTCCAGA TTTACGTGGCAATTTCTACTTACAAACGGCAACAAGAGAGCCCTTCGCACTGGGAGACAGAGGAGCCCTATTACGATAG